TGATGACAAAATTAATTAGAGTGGTTAAGGAAAATAAGCTTGCGGTCATCACCATCGATAATCCTCCATTAAACGTAATCAGTAAACAAGTATTCAGAGAATTGGGAGAAACATTCGATGAACTTTCAAAAGATACTGAAACTGTTGCGGTACTCATAACCGGTGCAGGCAATATCGCATTTGCCGCTGGTGCTGATATAAAAGAATTCCCTAACATGATGGGGAACCCGAATATGAAAGAAATGGTAAAGGAAAGTCATGCCATCCTAACCAAAATCGACCAGTTACCTAAACCTACGATAGCTGTATTAAATGGCCTGACTTTGGGCGGTGGATGCGAACTGGCTCTGGCGTGTGATTTGAGAGTGGCAGAAACACAGGTTCAAATTGGTCTGCCGGAAGTAAAATTGGGCTTATTTCCTGGAGCTGGCGGTACACAGCGTTTGTCCAGACTTGTAGGAAACGCAAAAGCAAAAGAGATTATATTTACCGGTGATCCGCTTGGTGCCATAGAAGCGGAAAAGATCGGGCTTGTCAATAAAGTCGTTGAGCAAGGCTGCGGCTTATCGGAAGCGAAAATCTTGGCCTCACGATTGACAAGGCACTCACTTCAGGCACTTTCGAGAATCAAGAAAGCGATTAATGAAGGAAGTGAGGCAACGCTTGAACAAGGTCTAGAGATTGAAACGAATCTTTTTCAAGAAATCTTCCAAACTGAAGATGTTAAAGAAGGGGTTTCCGCTTTCTTGGATAAACGTAAACCTGCTTTCGTACATCGTTAATCAAGGAGGGGTCTTATGCATGAATTGGAAGTCAACGTCCGTTTTTCCGAAACGGATGCTTTGGGCCACATCAATAACACAAGCTATTTCATATACCTCGAAGAAGCACGCATGAAATTTTTTGAAGATTTAGGCCTAGCGGCGAATGTCGAATCTTGGAATTTTTTGTTAGCCTCCACTAAATGCGACTTTATTGCTCAGGGATTTTTCAATCAACTCTTGACCATCCGTACATCTTTGACAAAGGTAGGTACGAAAAGTTGTGAAATGGTCCATGATATCCTCTGTTCACAAACTGGGGAAGTGATTGCTAGGGGAAGTGCAGTTTTAGTCTGTTTTAATTTTTTGAATCAAAAAAGTGAACCTATTCCTGAATTTATTAAAGAAAAGCTCATTTCACATCTTGTTCATAATTAGAATGAAAAAAGTCTAAAGGAGGGAAGAACATGGTTGACGATACGATTCCTGTTCGGCCCGGCGAGGAACTGAATATTGTTGCATTAGAAGGTTTCCTAAGAAAAAATGTATTGGATCTTCCAAATGAACCGTTAGAATTGCAACAATTTTCCACGGGCTATTCCAATTTGACCTATCAGCTGAAAATTGGTGAGTGGGAGGCTGTCCTCAGAAGGCCACCTCTTGGTCCTGTTGCTCCAAAGGCACATGATATGAAGCGTGAACATCATATCCTTTCTTCAATCAACCCATATTTTCAAGCAGCTCCCGAGCCTATTCTGTTCTCGGA
The DNA window shown above is from Peribacillus sp. FSL P2-0133 and carries:
- a CDS encoding enoyl-CoA hydratase — translated: MTKLIRVVKENKLAVITIDNPPLNVISKQVFRELGETFDELSKDTETVAVLITGAGNIAFAAGADIKEFPNMMGNPNMKEMVKESHAILTKIDQLPKPTIAVLNGLTLGGGCELALACDLRVAETQVQIGLPEVKLGLFPGAGGTQRLSRLVGNAKAKEIIFTGDPLGAIEAEKIGLVNKVVEQGCGLSEAKILASRLTRHSLQALSRIKKAINEGSEATLEQGLEIETNLFQEIFQTEDVKEGVSAFLDKRKPAFVHR
- a CDS encoding thioesterase family protein, with translation MHELEVNVRFSETDALGHINNTSYFIYLEEARMKFFEDLGLAANVESWNFLLASTKCDFIAQGFFNQLLTIRTSLTKVGTKSCEMVHDILCSQTGEVIARGSAVLVCFNFLNQKSEPIPEFIKEKLISHLVHN